A single region of the Methylocystis echinoides genome encodes:
- a CDS encoding DUF3526 domain-containing protein translates to MKAFLAGFRAEALMLLRERAVWLALLALAAATLFALSTGAARVAAQGEIVAAARAEEATRIDGLKKSLARLEKGETQEEPPPYRDPRNAAFMGGGPAARVAALAPQPLALIATGQSDLYPPVVKVTTGSKDGFLFADEIDNPAHLLAGATDLAFIVAYVFPLVILALGFNLLAGEREQGTLAMTLASARRPGAVLGAKLCARVAAPIGVTLVAVALGVAVFAGPGALFSADALRLAAIILVYGLFWAALAAAVDGLGKSSAFNALTLICAWVALALLAPAAINSLAAFAHPAPSRIEMTLAARAAATDADKARDAALARYVDEHSGAKPAREGTLRRLATQEAAFTRVEAVVAQHDAQLARQRALADRLSFLSPTLLAYGALADVAGTGEARYRGFLEKISGFHAEWRSFFLTRAQAGASMTAADYNALPRFGESLDAPADAIAAPLAGMALPALVLAVIAASGFRRARP, encoded by the coding sequence ATGAAGGCCTTTCTCGCCGGCTTTCGCGCCGAGGCGCTGATGCTCCTGCGCGAGCGCGCGGTCTGGCTGGCGCTGCTCGCGCTCGCCGCCGCGACGCTGTTTGCACTCTCGACCGGCGCCGCCCGGGTGGCGGCGCAAGGGGAGATCGTCGCCGCCGCCCGCGCGGAGGAAGCAACGCGCATAGACGGCCTGAAGAAAAGCCTCGCCAGACTCGAAAAGGGCGAGACGCAGGAGGAGCCGCCGCCCTATCGCGATCCGCGCAACGCCGCCTTCATGGGCGGCGGCCCGGCCGCGCGCGTGGCGGCGCTGGCACCGCAGCCGCTGGCGCTGATCGCGACCGGGCAGAGCGATCTTTATCCGCCGGTGGTGAAGGTGACGACAGGCTCGAAGGACGGCTTTCTCTTCGCCGACGAGATCGACAATCCGGCGCATCTCCTCGCCGGCGCGACCGACCTCGCCTTCATCGTCGCCTATGTCTTTCCGCTGGTCATTCTGGCGCTCGGCTTCAATCTGCTGGCCGGCGAACGCGAACAGGGCACGCTGGCCATGACGCTCGCTTCGGCGCGCCGACCCGGCGCCGTGCTCGGGGCCAAGCTTTGCGCCCGCGTCGCGGCGCCGATCGGCGTGACGCTCGTCGCCGTGGCGCTGGGCGTCGCGGTCTTCGCCGGCCCGGGCGCGCTGTTCTCCGCCGACGCGCTGCGGCTTGCGGCGATCATTCTGGTCTATGGCCTGTTCTGGGCGGCGCTGGCGGCGGCCGTCGACGGTCTGGGCAAAAGCTCGGCCTTCAACGCCCTGACCCTCATCTGCGCCTGGGTGGCGCTGGCGCTGCTCGCGCCGGCGGCGATCAACAGCCTCGCCGCCTTCGCCCATCCCGCGCCCTCGCGCATCGAGATGACGCTCGCCGCCCGCGCCGCCGCGACCGACGCCGACAAGGCCCGCGACGCCGCGCTGGCCCGCTATGTCGACGAGCATTCGGGCGCTAAACCCGCCCGCGAAGGCACGCTGCGCCGGCTCGCGACGCAGGAGGCCGCCTTCACGCGCGTCGAGGCGGTTGTTGCGCAGCATGACGCGCAGCTCGCCCGCCAGCGCGCGCTCGCCGACCGGCTCAGTTTCCTCTCGCCGACGCTGCTCGCCTATGGCGCGCTGGCCGATGTCGCGGGAACGGGGGAGGCGCGCTATCGCGGCTTTCTGGAGAAGATCAGCGGCTTTCACGCCGAGTGGCGAAGCTTCTTCCTCACCCGCGCGCAGGCCGGGGCGTCGATGACGGCGGCGGATTACAACGCGCTTCCGCGTTTCGGCGAAAGCCTTGACGCCCCAGCGGACGCCATCGCCGCGCCGCTCGCGGGCATGGCCCTGCCGGCGTTGGTTCTTGCCGTCATCGCCGCAAGCGGTTTTCGCCGCGCGCGGCCGTAA
- a CDS encoding ABC transporter ATP-binding protein, protein MLEARHLTKRYEGADVPSLDRLDLTVAPGEAFCLLGPNGAGKTTTVNLFLGFIQPTAGQALVCGIDAATDPLGARAKLAYIPETVMLYGALTGLENLAYFVEVSGLSAPRDDLMALLAAAGLPEAAATRPVRGYSKGMRQKVGVAIALARRAQALVLDEPTSGLDPLAANEFAALIGRLRGEGLAVLMVTHDLFLAKQCATRIGVMAAGRLARVFGTEDVDHLGLERAYLDLFATGRAA, encoded by the coding sequence ATGCTCGAAGCGCGTCATCTCACCAAGCGATACGAGGGCGCCGACGTCCCCTCGCTCGATCGTCTCGATTTGACCGTCGCGCCCGGCGAGGCATTCTGCCTGCTCGGCCCCAATGGCGCCGGCAAGACGACGACCGTCAATCTGTTTCTGGGCTTCATCCAGCCCACCGCCGGGCAGGCGCTGGTCTGCGGGATCGACGCCGCGACGGACCCGCTCGGGGCGCGGGCGAAGCTCGCCTATATTCCCGAGACGGTGATGCTCTATGGCGCGCTCACGGGTCTCGAAAATCTCGCTTATTTCGTAGAGGTCTCCGGCCTCTCGGCCCCGCGCGACGACCTCATGGCGCTGCTCGCCGCCGCCGGTCTCCCCGAGGCGGCGGCGACGCGGCCGGTGCGCGGCTATTCCAAGGGAATGCGCCAGAAAGTCGGCGTCGCCATCGCGCTGGCCCGGCGCGCGCAGGCGCTGGTGCTTGACGAGCCCACCTCCGGGCTCGATCCGCTGGCGGCGAATGAGTTCGCCGCGCTGATCGGCCGGCTGCGCGGCGAGGGGCTCGCGGTGCTCATGGTCACCCACGACCTCTTCCTCGCCAAGCAATGCGCGACGCGCATCGGCGTCATGGCCGCGGGACGGCTCGCCCGTGTCTTCGGCACCGAGGACGTGGATCATCTCGGGCTGGAGCGCGCCTATCTCGATCTCTTCGCCACGGGACGGGCCGCGTGA
- the pdxH gene encoding pyridoxamine 5'-phosphate oxidase, with protein sequence MNALTTGDFIDAVEPFALFGQWFQEAKQKEINDPEAMCVATADADGLPDARMVLMKEWSPEGFVFYTNAESAKGRQLAANMKAAALFHWKSLRRQVRLRGPVEPVSEAEADAYYNSRPRDSRIGAWASQQSRPLESRFALEKAVAGYAARYAIGEIPRPPYWRGFRIRPLAMEFWQDRPFRLHDRVRFFRDAPDADWRKERLYP encoded by the coding sequence TTGAACGCGTTAACGACGGGTGACTTTATCGACGCTGTCGAACCCTTCGCCCTGTTCGGGCAGTGGTTCCAGGAGGCGAAGCAGAAGGAAATCAACGATCCGGAGGCCATGTGCGTCGCCACCGCCGACGCCGACGGTCTGCCTGACGCGCGCATGGTGCTGATGAAGGAATGGAGCCCGGAGGGCTTCGTCTTCTACACCAACGCCGAGAGCGCCAAGGGTCGCCAGCTCGCCGCCAATATGAAGGCGGCTGCCCTGTTTCACTGGAAATCGCTGCGCCGGCAGGTGCGGCTGCGCGGCCCCGTGGAGCCGGTGAGCGAGGCCGAGGCCGACGCCTATTACAACAGCCGGCCGCGCGATTCGCGGATCGGCGCCTGGGCCAGCCAGCAGTCGCGTCCGCTCGAAAGCCGCTTCGCGCTGGAGAAGGCGGTGGCGGGCTACGCCGCCCGCTACGCCATCGGCGAAATTCCGCGCCCGCCCTACTGGCGCGGCTTTCGTATCCGGCCGCTCGCCATGGAATTCTGGCAGGATCGGCCTTTCCGTCTGCACGACCGCGTGCGATTCTTCCGCGATGCGCCGGACGCGGACTGGCGCAAGGAACGGCTTTATCCATGA
- a CDS encoding ABC transporter permease subunit: MSDLALTPAVTAPTAPGRWRVIRAVAAREALEMRRDRRLLALFVVTLLLMAAALAFGAAENARLTRERAAAAEADRLLWTSQSAKNPHAAAHFGQYAFKPTSPLALADPGVDPYVGAAVWLEAHKQNEAQFRAARDGGVAARLGGLSLAFILQIVAPLIVLLAGFASFSGERESGTLKQLLSLGARPSDLLAGKALALAGATVALLAPAVAGAALALALLTDTTKLALADQFLRLGALTFGYGAYLAGFAFLTLGVSALAKTSRAALVALLAFWLVNSFVAPRLAADVARALAPTPTAQQFRAAIAKDKAQTFGHDETHPAFKAFRDDVLKQYGVARVEDLPVSFRGLSLRKDDENGYAIFDRHFGALQAAFDRQDALAEAAGFVFPLLAMRPFSMAFAGSDSRAQFDFATAAEAHRRMIQNEVSDNIIHFQRDERYVAGPELWKRIAAFAYAAPGAGFALAGAREALAGLIGWLLVTFLFARAATRRLSPL; this comes from the coding sequence GTGAGCGATCTCGCGCTGACCCCCGCCGTGACGGCGCCGACCGCGCCCGGCCGCTGGCGCGTGATCCGCGCCGTCGCCGCCCGCGAAGCCCTCGAGATGCGCCGCGACCGGCGGCTGCTCGCGCTCTTTGTCGTGACCCTGCTGCTGATGGCGGCGGCGCTCGCTTTCGGCGCCGCGGAAAACGCCCGGCTGACGCGCGAGCGCGCGGCGGCCGCCGAAGCCGACCGGCTGCTGTGGACCAGCCAGAGCGCCAAGAACCCCCACGCCGCCGCGCATTTCGGCCAATACGCCTTCAAGCCGACGAGCCCGCTCGCGCTCGCCGATCCCGGCGTCGATCCTTATGTCGGCGCCGCCGTCTGGCTCGAGGCGCACAAGCAGAATGAGGCGCAGTTCCGCGCCGCGCGCGACGGCGGCGTGGCGGCTCGGCTCGGCGGCCTGTCGCTCGCCTTCATCCTCCAGATCGTCGCGCCGCTCATCGTGCTCCTCGCCGGCTTCGCGAGCTTTTCGGGCGAGCGCGAGAGCGGCACGCTGAAGCAGCTTCTCAGTCTCGGCGCGCGGCCTTCTGACCTTCTCGCCGGCAAGGCGCTGGCGCTCGCGGGCGCAACCGTCGCGCTGCTCGCCCCCGCCGTCGCGGGCGCCGCGCTGGCCCTGGCGCTGCTCACCGATACGACGAAACTCGCTCTTGCCGATCAGTTCCTGCGCCTCGGCGCGCTGACTTTCGGCTACGGCGCCTATCTCGCCGGCTTCGCCTTCCTCACGCTCGGCGTTTCGGCGCTGGCGAAGACGAGCCGCGCCGCGCTCGTCGCGCTGCTCGCCTTCTGGCTCGTCAATTCCTTCGTGGCGCCGCGCCTCGCGGCCGATGTCGCCCGCGCGCTGGCGCCGACGCCGACCGCGCAACAATTCCGCGCGGCCATCGCGAAGGACAAGGCGCAGACCTTCGGCCATGACGAGACGCATCCGGCTTTCAAGGCCTTCCGTGACGATGTGCTCAAGCAATATGGCGTCGCCCGCGTCGAGGATCTGCCGGTGAGCTTTCGCGGCCTGAGCCTGCGCAAGGACGATGAAAACGGCTACGCCATTTTCGACAGGCATTTCGGCGCCCTGCAGGCGGCGTTCGACCGGCAGGACGCGCTGGCCGAGGCGGCGGGCTTCGTGTTTCCGCTGCTCGCCATGCGGCCCTTCTCCATGGCCTTCGCGGGCTCCGACAGCCGCGCGCAATTCGATTTCGCCACCGCCGCCGAGGCGCATCGACGCATGATCCAGAACGAGGTCAGCGACAACATCATCCACTTCCAGCGCGACGAGCGTTATGTCGCGGGGCCGGAACTGTGGAAGCGCATCGCCGCTTTCGCCTATGCCGCGCCGGGCGCCGGCTTCGCCCTCGCGGGCGCCCGCGAGGCGCTGGCGGGGCTCATCGGCTGGCTGCTTGTGACCTTCCTCTTCGCGCGTGCCGCGACGCGCCGGCTGAGCCCGCTATGA
- a CDS encoding TIGR02301 family protein, with the protein MKRRLLLLALACALPTASPARAQGILDIFGPDRPERAAPSAPAAAARVEKAKKKTDAKKKADAAKAKPGAVKPDAGAKPAATGDAPPPPYEPQLVRLSEVIGALAFLRDLCGDKDGEEWRGKMSALIEAEAPGGPRRDKYVAAFNKGFRGYELTYRRCTPNAKDATARYLDEAEKISKDVSYRFGTP; encoded by the coding sequence ATGAAGCGGCGCCTCCTCCTTCTCGCGCTCGCCTGCGCCCTGCCGACGGCTTCCCCGGCGCGGGCGCAGGGGATTCTCGACATCTTCGGGCCGGACCGCCCCGAGCGCGCGGCGCCGAGCGCCCCCGCGGCGGCGGCGCGCGTCGAAAAGGCGAAGAAGAAGACCGACGCGAAAAAGAAAGCCGACGCCGCCAAGGCGAAGCCGGGCGCCGTCAAGCCGGACGCCGGCGCCAAGCCCGCGGCGACCGGCGACGCGCCGCCGCCGCCCTATGAGCCGCAGCTCGTGCGCCTGTCCGAAGTGATTGGCGCGCTGGCCTTTCTGCGCGACCTCTGCGGCGACAAGGACGGCGAGGAATGGCGCGGCAAGATGTCGGCGCTGATCGAGGCCGAGGCGCCGGGCGGCCCGCGTCGCGACAAATATGTCGCCGCCTTCAACAAGGGCTTTCGCGGTTACGAGCTGACCTATCGTCGCTGCACGCCCAATGCGAAGGACGCGACCGCCCGTTATCTCGACGAGGCGGAGAAAATCTCGAAGGACGTGAGTTACCGCTTCGGGACTCCGTGA
- a CDS encoding cytochrome P450, giving the protein MFHDPAFIPFTPNARPSYRSALRNFLENWPPEAYRGGYFALDGVWPIIPKTHYLTDPDLIEEMLVARADAFGRDILTTAALSANITENALFFAEGAEWRWQRRALAPAFRHEHLLALVPRFSECAEAQAGSWRRAPPSGAVDIAHAMSQVTFAVIERALLSAPGAFDRDRYLAAMLASLQGMAWTRFYAFLSLPRWFPYPGSRNIRGQLRYLHAETARIIAERRTAALSETPAIVDLLLAAKDPETGRQMSDPVLISNLYGLMVAGHETSAVALAWALWILAKDQASQERLRQEARDVAADAAIGPETVEKLHFTKQVIQESMRLFPPAAAIGRQPRADTTLGPYRIPAKEPVYVAIWALHRHEKLWDEPNAFDPERFATEKAKARPRCAYLPFGAGPRICIGMSFAMLEMVTILATLVRDFRFEPVEGPLIELAPDFTTRAKGGLPVRVTPV; this is encoded by the coding sequence ATGTTTCACGATCCAGCCTTCATCCCCTTCACGCCAAATGCGCGCCCAAGTTACCGATCGGCGCTGCGCAATTTCCTCGAAAACTGGCCGCCTGAAGCCTATCGGGGCGGCTATTTCGCTCTGGACGGCGTGTGGCCGATCATCCCCAAGACCCATTATCTGACCGACCCTGACCTCATCGAGGAGATGCTTGTCGCACGCGCCGACGCGTTCGGGCGCGATATCCTCACGACGGCGGCGCTCTCGGCGAACATCACCGAAAATGCGCTGTTCTTCGCGGAAGGGGCGGAGTGGCGGTGGCAGCGCCGGGCCCTCGCGCCGGCGTTCCGGCATGAGCATCTGCTGGCCCTGGTCCCTCGATTTTCCGAATGCGCCGAGGCGCAGGCCGGGTCGTGGCGCCGCGCGCCGCCATCGGGGGCGGTCGACATCGCGCATGCAATGTCGCAAGTGACCTTCGCCGTCATCGAACGCGCGCTGCTGAGCGCGCCCGGCGCCTTCGACCGCGACAGATATCTCGCCGCCATGCTCGCAAGTCTTCAGGGCATGGCGTGGACGCGATTTTATGCGTTCTTGAGTCTGCCGCGATGGTTTCCCTATCCGGGCTCGCGCAACATCCGTGGACAGTTGCGGTATCTCCACGCGGAGACGGCGCGCATCATCGCCGAGCGGCGCACGGCGGCGCTATCCGAGACGCCGGCGATCGTCGACCTTCTCCTCGCCGCGAAAGACCCGGAGACCGGCCGGCAGATGAGCGACCCCGTGCTGATCTCCAATCTCTACGGGTTGATGGTGGCCGGACATGAGACCTCCGCCGTCGCGCTGGCCTGGGCGCTGTGGATTCTCGCGAAGGATCAGGCGTCGCAGGAGCGGCTGCGGCAGGAGGCGCGCGACGTCGCGGCCGACGCCGCCATCGGCCCCGAGACAGTCGAAAAACTCCATTTCACGAAGCAGGTCATTCAGGAATCGATGCGCCTCTTTCCGCCGGCGGCCGCCATCGGGCGCCAGCCGCGCGCCGACACGACGCTCGGGCCCTACCGGATTCCAGCGAAGGAGCCGGTCTATGTCGCGATCTGGGCGCTGCACCGCCATGAGAAGCTCTGGGACGAGCCCAACGCCTTCGATCCCGAACGTTTTGCGACGGAGAAGGCGAAGGCGCGTCCTCGCTGCGCCTATCTGCCCTTCGGCGCCGGGCCCCGCATCTGCATCGGCATGAGCTTCGCGATGCTGGAGATGGTCACGATCCTCGCGACACTGGTGCGGGACTTTCGTTTCGAGCCGGTCGAGGGTCCTCTCATCGAACTCGCGCCGGATTTCACCACGCGCGCGAAAGGCGGGCTGCCGGTGCGGGTGACGCCCGTCTGA
- a CDS encoding HpcH/HpaI aldolase/citrate lyase family protein: MKLPNQFYRPLAIGAPAPYRELPVKVERMIHFVPPHVEKMRAKVPDIAKQVDVVLGNLEDAIPADAKEAARAGFIEMAKSTDFGSTGLWTRMNALNSPWALDDMIDIVGAVGNKLDVVMLPKVEGPWDIAYLDQLLAQLEARNGVTKPILIHAILETAEGVKNVDAIAAASPRMHGISLGPADLAASRAMKTTRVGGGHPEYKVIADPQGDAPRATFQQDLWHYTIAKMVDACASAGIKAFYGPFGDFSDGPACEAQFRNAFLLGCAGAWSLHPTQIDIAKRVFSPDPDEVAFAKKVLEAMPDGTGAVMIDGKMQDDATWKQCKVVVDLAKQVAAKDADFAKIYGF, from the coding sequence ATGAAACTGCCCAATCAGTTCTATCGCCCGCTGGCCATTGGCGCGCCGGCCCCCTACCGCGAGCTCCCGGTCAAGGTGGAGCGAATGATCCATTTTGTGCCCCCGCATGTTGAAAAGATGCGGGCGAAGGTTCCCGACATCGCGAAGCAGGTCGACGTGGTGCTCGGCAATCTCGAGGACGCGATCCCGGCCGACGCCAAGGAAGCCGCCCGCGCCGGCTTCATCGAAATGGCCAAGTCCACGGACTTCGGCTCGACGGGCCTGTGGACCCGCATGAATGCGCTCAACAGCCCCTGGGCGCTCGACGACATGATCGACATCGTCGGCGCCGTCGGCAACAAGCTCGACGTCGTCATGCTGCCCAAGGTCGAAGGCCCCTGGGATATCGCCTATCTCGACCAGCTCCTTGCCCAGCTCGAAGCGCGGAACGGGGTCACCAAACCCATCCTGATCCACGCCATTCTGGAGACGGCCGAAGGCGTCAAGAACGTCGACGCCATCGCCGCGGCGAGCCCGCGCATGCATGGCATTTCGCTCGGCCCGGCCGATCTCGCGGCCTCGCGCGCCATGAAGACCACGCGCGTCGGCGGCGGCCATCCGGAATACAAGGTCATCGCCGACCCGCAGGGCGACGCGCCGCGCGCGACTTTCCAGCAGGATCTCTGGCACTACACCATCGCCAAGATGGTCGACGCCTGCGCCTCGGCCGGCATCAAGGCCTTCTACGGTCCCTTCGGCGACTTCTCCGACGGCCCCGCCTGCGAAGCGCAGTTCCGCAACGCCTTCCTGCTCGGCTGCGCCGGCGCCTGGTCACTGCATCCGACCCAGATCGACATCGCCAAGCGCGTCTTCTCGCCGGACCCGGACGAAGTCGCCTTCGCGAAGAAGGTTCTGGAGGCCATGCCCGACGGCACCGGCGCGGTGATGATCGACGGCAAGATGCAGGACGACGCCACCTGGAAACAGTGCAAGGTCGTCGTCGATCTCGCCAAGCAGGTCGCCGCCAAGGACGCGGATTTCGCGAAGATCTACGGGTTCTGA
- a CDS encoding GFA family protein, giving the protein MRNRISSCACGRVRCEAVGEPILSAVCYCSDCQEGGRRIEALPGAPPVRDPDGGTPYLVYRDDRFHCLSGADLLADHRLEPGSPTRRVVASCCNSGMFLKFEPGFWVSSYRARYQGDLPPIEMRNQTRRRKSDLPLPSDAPGYRAFPLRLFWKLIAARVAMLVGR; this is encoded by the coding sequence ATGAGAAACAGAATTTCCTCCTGCGCGTGCGGGCGCGTCCGTTGTGAGGCCGTGGGAGAGCCGATCCTGAGCGCGGTCTGCTATTGCAGCGATTGCCAGGAAGGCGGCCGGCGCATCGAAGCGCTTCCCGGCGCGCCGCCTGTCCGCGACCCGGACGGGGGCACGCCCTATCTGGTCTACCGCGACGATCGCTTTCATTGCCTGTCCGGCGCGGACCTGCTGGCGGACCATCGACTCGAACCCGGCTCGCCGACGCGACGGGTGGTCGCCTCCTGCTGTAATTCGGGCATGTTCCTGAAATTCGAACCGGGATTTTGGGTCTCGAGCTACCGCGCGCGCTATCAAGGGGACCTGCCGCCGATCGAGATGCGGAATCAGACGCGACGCAGAAAGTCGGACCTCCCGCTGCCGTCGGACGCGCCCGGCTATCGCGCCTTTCCCTTGCGGCTCTTCTGGAAACTGATCGCGGCGAGGGTCGCGATGCTCGTCGGACGTTAA
- a CDS encoding TetR/AcrR family transcriptional regulator, whose translation MFCFMLYRREPTRLLRGLSDERSVTTRDALARIFEDDAVSETRTEAGAQRRTKLRERLLDVARQSIAARGLSGLKARELASEAGCALGAIYTAFDDLDELILRVNLATLQRLGEALDAALATAPPAGALQALARAYLDFARREEPSWRTLFEHRLSGGGPVPDWYADARNQLFSRLEGPLGELLPHRDAAACARLARTLFSAVHGVVALGLDEKVAATPPETLEAELDNLVRLIASGLEKETRAQGN comes from the coding sequence ATGTTCTGTTTCATGCTCTACCGCCGGGAACCGACGCGCCTCCTGCGCGGTTTGTCGGATGAACGTAGCGTCACGACCCGCGACGCCCTTGCGCGGATCTTCGAGGATGATGCGGTGAGCGAGACCAGGACGGAGGCCGGCGCGCAACGCCGGACAAAACTGCGCGAGCGCCTGCTCGACGTCGCGCGCCAGTCAATCGCCGCGCGCGGCCTTTCCGGGCTCAAGGCGCGCGAACTTGCGTCTGAGGCGGGCTGTGCGCTCGGCGCGATCTACACCGCCTTCGACGATCTCGACGAGCTGATCCTGCGGGTGAATCTCGCCACCCTGCAGCGGCTCGGCGAGGCGCTCGACGCCGCGCTGGCGACGGCGCCGCCAGCCGGCGCGCTTCAGGCGCTGGCGCGGGCCTATCTGGACTTTGCGCGGCGCGAGGAGCCGAGCTGGCGGACCCTCTTCGAGCACCGCCTGTCCGGCGGCGGGCCCGTGCCGGATTGGTACGCCGACGCGCGCAACCAGCTTTTTTCGCGCCTCGAAGGACCGCTCGGCGAACTGCTGCCGCATCGCGACGCCGCCGCCTGCGCCCGGCTCGCGCGCACGCTGTTCTCGGCGGTGCATGGCGTGGTGGCGCTCGGACTGGATGAGAAAGTCGCGGCGACGCCGCCCGAGACGCTCGAGGCCGAACTCGACAATCTGGTGCGCCTCATCGCCTCGGGACTCGAAAAAGAGACGCGCGCGCAAGGCAATTAG
- a CDS encoding ankyrin repeat domain-containing protein, translating to MPSDALRTFLARHGFAPDDVNRADSDGVTPLMLAARLATPALTRELIAAGADLRAVNADGNQALWLACVTENVETMDVLIKAGIDVQHVNATGATPLMYAASAGRARAVARLLDAGADPLFETGLGLTALDMASTPECLSMMRRATRRAT from the coding sequence ATGCCGAGCGACGCGCTGCGAACCTTCCTTGCCCGGCACGGCTTTGCGCCGGATGACGTCAATCGCGCCGACAGCGACGGGGTGACGCCGTTGATGCTTGCCGCGCGGCTGGCCACGCCCGCGCTGACGCGCGAACTGATCGCCGCCGGCGCCGACCTGCGCGCCGTCAACGCCGACGGCAATCAGGCGCTCTGGCTGGCCTGCGTCACCGAGAATGTCGAGACCATGGACGTGCTGATCAAGGCGGGGATCGACGTTCAGCATGTGAACGCCACGGGGGCCACGCCGCTGATGTACGCCGCCTCGGCCGGCCGGGCGCGGGCGGTGGCGCGGCTGCTCGACGCCGGCGCGGACCCGCTGTTCGAGACGGGGCTCGGCCTGACCGCGCTCGACATGGCGTCGACGCCGGAATGTCTGTCGATGATGCGCAGGGCGACTCGGCGCGCGACGTGA
- a CDS encoding sulfite exporter TauE/SafE family protein, producing MAYLLLFAVSLWAGVQNALAGGGSFLTLPTLMFTGMDALAANVTSCVALFPAQIATGWTGRRHAAGVGSVGLRTLFAISVVGGAIGAVILLATPRGLFAQLVPWLVLFATGLFAWGSFFRKSGAAQGHLSPSGVGAIQFFIATYGGYFGGGAGFLMVAALTMAGQAVRTASNTKNLLAGVMNASAVAIFLFSPDLHWPQALVSAAGATLGGVIGARLIHIIDEKLLRIFIIVVGAALTVGLFMKEG from the coding sequence ATGGCCTATCTTCTTCTCTTCGCGGTCTCGCTCTGGGCTGGCGTGCAGAATGCGCTCGCCGGCGGCGGGTCGTTTCTCACGCTGCCCACCCTGATGTTTACGGGAATGGACGCGCTCGCCGCCAATGTGACCTCCTGCGTCGCGCTGTTTCCGGCGCAGATCGCTACCGGCTGGACCGGTCGGCGCCACGCCGCCGGCGTCGGCTCCGTCGGCCTGCGCACGCTGTTCGCCATCAGCGTCGTCGGCGGCGCCATTGGGGCGGTCATCCTGCTCGCCACGCCGCGCGGGCTCTTCGCCCAGCTCGTGCCCTGGCTCGTGCTGTTCGCGACGGGGCTGTTCGCCTGGGGCAGCTTCTTTCGCAAGAGCGGCGCGGCGCAGGGCCATCTCAGCCCGTCGGGCGTCGGCGCGATCCAGTTCTTCATCGCGACCTATGGCGGCTATTTCGGCGGCGGGGCCGGCTTTCTCATGGTGGCGGCGCTCACCATGGCCGGGCAGGCGGTGCGCACCGCCAGCAACACGAAGAATCTTCTCGCCGGCGTCATGAACGCCTCGGCAGTGGCGATCTTCCTGTTCTCGCCCGATCTGCACTGGCCGCAGGCGCTGGTCTCGGCCGCGGGCGCGACGCTCGGCGGCGTCATCGGCGCGCGCCTCATTCACATCATCGACGAGAAGCTTCTGCGCATCTTCATCATCGTCGTGGGCGCGGCGCTGACGGTCGGGCTGTTCATGAAAGAGGGATAG
- a CDS encoding DUF983 domain-containing protein yields MSDAASTPLSLWRGARMKCPRCGEGHIFRSYLKREDACPKCRESFEGLDADDGPAWLTIGLVAHIVVPLLIFLERGPLMPYWQEAAILVVVTIVSALIFLPISKGIFVAALWVINRKAA; encoded by the coding sequence ATGAGCGACGCGGCGTCGACGCCCCTCTCCCTCTGGCGCGGCGCGCGGATGAAATGTCCGCGCTGCGGCGAGGGGCATATTTTCAGGAGCTATCTGAAGCGGGAAGACGCGTGCCCGAAGTGCCGGGAAAGCTTCGAGGGGCTGGACGCCGACGACGGCCCGGCCTGGCTGACGATCGGCCTCGTCGCCCATATCGTCGTGCCGCTGTTGATCTTCCTCGAACGCGGGCCGCTCATGCCCTATTGGCAGGAGGCGGCGATCCTCGTCGTCGTGACGATTGTCTCGGCGCTGATCTTTCTGCCGATCTCCAAGGGGATTTTCGTTGCGGCCCTTTGGGTGATCAATCGGAAAGCGGCCTGA
- a CDS encoding RT0821/Lpp0805 family surface protein codes for MGASSESALWRGRSEDVTGSIAKPAPKLSRRLDAEDLRRAMAALGTALDPQGSGASVHWDNPQSGAKGSFTPTGQPYPIDAKVCRAFTAEISAEESVEKIQGHACREKSAEWALTEVKAVNKG; via the coding sequence ATGGGCGCGTCCTCCGAGTCGGCGCTCTGGCGCGGCCGGAGCGAGGACGTCACCGGCTCCATCGCCAAGCCTGCCCCGAAACTGTCGCGCCGTCTCGACGCAGAGGATCTGCGCCGCGCCATGGCGGCGCTGGGCACGGCGCTCGATCCGCAGGGCAGCGGCGCCAGCGTGCATTGGGACAATCCGCAATCCGGCGCGAAAGGCTCCTTCACGCCCACCGGCCAGCCCTATCCCATCGACGCGAAAGTCTGCCGCGCCTTCACCGCCGAGATTTCGGCGGAAGAGTCGGTTGAGAAAATTCAGGGCCACGCCTGCCGGGAAAAGTCGGCGGAGTGGGCCCTCACCGAGGTGAAGGCGGTCAATAAAGGCTGA